The Pseudophryne corroboree isolate aPseCor3 chromosome 2, aPseCor3.hap2, whole genome shotgun sequence genome has a segment encoding these proteins:
- the SMIM12 gene encoding small integral membrane protein 12 encodes MLPILWAAARTYAPYITLPVAVVVGAVGYHLEKLIRGTPQQTVEEQSILEKREERVLQEAAGCDPTQVISLKERLEFKPKAVLYGNRQEKN; translated from the coding sequence ATGTTGCCTATACTGTGGGCTGCCGCAAGGACCTATGCTCCATATATCACCCTTCCCGTGGCGGTTGTGGTGGGCGCTGTGGGATACCACCTGGAGAAGTTAATCCGTGGAACCCCACAACAGACTGTGGAAGAGCAGAGCATTCTAGAAAAGAGAGAAGAAAGAGTTTTACAAGAGGCAGCAGGTTGTGACCCTACCCAAGTCATCAGTTTGAAGGAAAGGTTGGAATTTAAACCTAAAGCTGTTCTTTATGGCAACAGACAGGAGAAAAACTAA